A stretch of DNA from Yoonia sp. G8-12:
GGCGCGCTCTGGCCCCATGATAGCGCAGAAAAAAGGCCCCGCCAAATGGCGGGGCCTTTTCTTTTTCTAGCAAGCTACGGCCTAATGCGCGTGTTGCTTGTCCCAATCAGACTGCTTTGGCAGCGTCTCGAATGTGTGCTCTGGTGGTGGGCATGGCAATGTCCACTCCAGCGTGTCAGCATATTCGTTCCAAGGGTTGTTCTCGGTGACGCGCTTACCTTTTGTCAGGGTCCAGACCATCACGCCGATGAAGAACAGGAACGACGCGAACGACAGGAACGCGCCCCAGCTGGACACGTAGTTCCAGAAGGCGAATGCCTCAGGATAGTCGATGTAGCGACGTGGCATGCCCTGACGGCCCAAGAAGTGCTGCGGGAAGAATGTCAGGTTTGCACCAACAAACATTGTATAGAAGTGCAACTTGCCGGCCCACTCAGGATACATGCGGCCCGACATCTTGGGCAGGTAGAAATAGATACCCGCAAAGATCGAGAACACCGCACCAAGGCTCATCACGTAGTGGAAGTGCGCAACAACGTAGTAGGTGTCATGGTACACACGGTCAACACCAGCCTGCGACAGAACGATGCCTGTCACGCCGCCCAAGGTGAACAGGAACAAGAAACCCATCGCCCAGAGCATTGGTGTTTTGAACTCAACCGAGCCGCCCCACATGGTGGCAATCCAGCTAAAGATCTTCACACCTGTCGGCACCGCAATCACCATTGTAGCCAGCATAAAGTAGGACTGCTGTGTCAGCGACATACCCACGGTGTACATGTGGTGTGCCCAGACGACAAAGCCCAGAACACCGATCGCAACCATCGCGTAAACCATCGGCAGGTAGCCAAAGATTGGCTTGCGGCTGAAGGTTGCGATGATGTGGCTGATGATACCAAAGCCGGGGATGATGATGATGTATACTTCGGGGTGACCGAAGAACCACAGGATGTGCTGGTAAAGAACAGGGTCACCACCGCCTTCAGGCTGGAAGAAGGTCGTGCCAAAGTTCCGGTCCGTCAGCAGCATTGTGATTGCACCAGCCAGAACAGGCAGCGCCAGAAGGATCAACCATGCGGTCACAAAGATCGACCAGGCAAAGAGCGGCACTTTGTGAAGCGTCATGCCGGGCGCGCGCATGTTCAGGAAGGTCGTGATCATGTTGATCGCGCCCAGGATCGAAGAGGCACCGGAGAGGTGTACCGCAAAGATCGCAAGGTCCATCGACATGCCCGTTTCAGAGGTGGAAAGCGGGGCGTACATAACCCAACCCACACCGGAACCGGCCTGACCGTTACCGCCAGGTGCCAGCATAGAAGCAACACCAAGTGACGCACCAGCAACGAACATCCAGTAAGACAGGTTGTTCAGGCGTGGAAACGCCATGTCCGGCGCACCGATTTGCAGCGGCATGAAGTAGTTACCGAAACCACCAAAAAGCGCTGGAATAACCACAAAGAACATCATCAACACACCGTGGTAGGTGATCAAGACGTTCCAGAGGTGGCCGTTTGGCGTACATTCACCGGCTGCTGCCGCTGTGAAACGCGCGCCCTCAAGGCACATGTACTGCACGCCGGGCTCCATCAGCTCCATGCGCATGTAGACGGTGAACGCCACAGAGATAAAGCCCAAGAAACCTGCGGTGAACAGGTACAAGATGCCGATATCTTTGTGGTTTGTGGACATAAACCAGCGGGTAAAGAAACCACGCTCGTCTTCGTGTGCATCGCCGTGGATGGCTGCGTCTGCCATTTTGGCTCTCCTCGTATTGGCTACTGTCGATGTCGCCGAGTCGTTGCCCGACGCACATTTGGGACGGTTCTAATGGGTTGAAGGTAAAGGAGCAACAAAGGATGCGCCTGTTTGGCTGGGTTAATTTGGCGCAGGGTGGCTTTGGGATTGATCTGATGCACCGATGCAGACCACAATTCAGACAAGACGACAAAATTATTTTGAGGTGACATATGGCCCGGACAGAGCCACCGTTTACGATAGGGATTGAAGAGGAATACCTCCTTGTCGATCAGGATACGCTCGCTTTGGCCGAGGCACCCGACAGCCTTATTGCCGCCTGCAAGCAAGACCTAGAAGGGCAGGTCAGCCCTGAATTCCTGCAGTGCCAAATCGAGATAGGGACGGGCGTGTGCCAGACAATTGGCGAAGCGCGCAAAGATCTGGCGCATCTGCGGCGGACAGTGGCGCGCCATGCCGCCGACTATGGTCTGGCCCCTATTGCCGCCTCTTGTCATCCCTTGGCCGATTGGAAAGAGCAACACCACACCGACAAGGAACGCTATCACCAATTGCGCCGCGATCTTGGCGGGGTGGCGCGGCGGATGCTGATCTGCGGGATGCACGTACATGTGGGGATTCCCGATCAGGACACGCGGATCGATTTGGTGAACCAACTCAAATACTTCTTGCCGCATCTTCATGCGCTTTCAACCTCGTCCCCTTACTGGCAGGGGGAGGATACGGGAATGAATTCCTATCGTCTGTCGGTCTTTGACAATCTGCCCCGCACCGGCCTGCCGCCCACGATGCAGGACTGGGCCGAGTTTTCATCGACGGTAAACACGCTGATTGATTTGGGTCTGATCGAAGATGCCTCCAAGATCTGGTGGGATCTGCGCCCGTCATCCAAGTTCCCGACAATTGAATCGCGCATCTGCGACGTGGCACCGCGCATGGAAGTGACGTTGACTTTGGCGGCCTTGACCCAATGCCTCACACGGATGCTGTGGCGAAAATCTCAAGAGGGTGACGGCTGGCCAGTTGTCCAGAATTTCATGGTGGGCGAAAATCGCTGGCGCGCGCAGCGCTATGGCACGTCGGAGGGGTTGATCGACTTTGGCCGCAAGGCGTTGATCCCGTTCTCTCAGGCTGTGGACGAAATTCTGGAGCTGATCGCCGAAGATGCCGCCGCTCTCGACTGTGTCGCCGAAGTGAACGCCGCGCGCGCTATCGTGGCCGATGGAACGAGTGCAGACCATCAACGCAAGGTCTTTGCCGCGTCGAAAGAGGCGGGAGCGAGCGAAAAAGAGGCGCTTAATGCGGTCGTCGCGTCACTGGTGGCGGATTTCGGGGCGGCTTTGGCCTAGTTTGAAAAAACCTTTGTGAATTGCGCCTTTAGCGCCACGTCCAGATCATCCAAAGTCACAGGGAGCCCCAGATCGACCAGCGAGGTCACCCCATGATCGCGGATGCCACAGGGGACGATGCCTTCAAAATGGCTGAGGTCCGGTTCAACATTGATCGACATCCCGTGAAATGACACCCATTTGCGCAGGCGGATACCAAGGGCGGCGATTTTATCTTCGGCGGTCGAACCATCCGCATTCAGCGGTTTTTCAGGCCGTTGCACCCAAACACCCACACGCCCCTCGCGGATTTCACCCTTGATGTTGAAAGTGTCGAGCGTCGCGATGACCCACGCTTCAAGGTCTTTGACAAACTGGCGCACATCGTGTCCGCGTTTACCCACATCCAGCATCACATAAACCACCCGCTGTCCGGGGCCGTGGTAAGTGTATTCGCCACCGCGCCGTGCATCATAGACAGGAAAGCGATCCGGATCGACCAGATCAGCCGGTTTTGCCGAGGTCCCAGAGGTGTAAAGGGGCGGATGCTCCAGAAGCCAGATACACTCATCCGCCGTGCCATCAATGATGCCCGCGACGCGGGTTTCCATAAAGGCCAGTGCCTCTTGGTAATCGGTCAGCCCGTCCGTTGCGATCCATTCCACCATGCCAATCAGGTAACGCTGCCATGTCACGATGAAAAGGGGGTGTTTTCCCTCTTGGCATCGCAAAACGCCTCGTCTATGAGTGCCGCACTTACCAAGCTAGTGGTCTTGCGGTCGTGGCGGAATTGGTAGACGCGCAGCGTTGAGGTCGCTGTGAGGTAACACTCGTGGGGGTTCGAGTCCCCCCGACCGCACCAGAACTTCACAAAAATCCCCATATATACTTGATTATTAGGCGTTTTGCTGCCTACCTGCGACACACATTGCAGCATACAATCGAGACACAAATGGCCCTCACAAACAAGATTAAGCACTTAGACCAACTTGCGAATGGCGTTCTCAGATTCCGTCGAAGGTTCCCTAAAGATGTGGCTGAGGCACTTGGTGAAGGCTTCCTTCAGGTGCACATTCGCAACACCCAAGGGCTGGCCTTTCATCGAGAATATCAGGCAATCATCCGAGAGTTCGAGCGCATGGTGTCAGAGACACGTGAGCGGATGCAGGGTAGGGACATGCGATCACCCGTCGAGAGATGGCATGAGGCGCTGTTGAAAGCTGAGGGATTGATTGCTGAGACCACTGGCCTCGAAGACGACCCCCAGTTTGCCGCCCAGATGATCGTTAAGGGCATCCGTGATCGCCCCGACACAGACCCGCTTTTGATAAAGGCATTGGTGAACCCAAAGGCTGCCCCTCCTGAGGTAACGGTTCAAGATGCTGCCAACCTCTATGCACAAGACAAGGGCATCACTAACAAGAAAGACAGCATGGTCAGGTTCGATAGGACGCTGAGACGCCTCACAGATACTCTCGGACCTCTTGATCAGATGCCCTTGAAGAGCCTGAGAAGGGAACACGGTCGGAAGCTAATGCAGGTGCTGTTGGGTTTGAAGAAGGCGGATGGTTCCCCCATTGCCTTAGGCACTGCCCAGCGCGACGCGATTATCGTCTCCGCTCTCATCACTCATGGCTTGAAAGAATATGACCTCTCCGTGGAAGTAGCGAACCCATTCATGCGCCTTCCGTGGCCCGCTGAGGAAGTCCAAGCAGTGAACAAAAAACTGCCCCTGCCAGATGAACTGATAGAGCGCATTGGAAGAAGGCTTGTACGTGGGCGCACAGAGGAACTTCCATTGATGTGGAGGCTGCTCAAGGGCACTGGGATGCGCCTTGGTGAAATCGCAGGTCTGACTCAAGATGATTTGGTACTCAACGATGAGACGCCCCATGTCCTCGTTCGTCCCAACTCTGTGCGTAACCTTAAGACCGCTTCGAGCAATCGTTCTGTACCCCTCACTGGAGATACGCTTGAAGCCGCAAAAAGTGCCGTTCAAGGTGTGGGCGGGGGGCAACCCATCTTCTCTCGATATGCTCGTGGACGAGGGGCTGATGCCGCTTCCGCAGCCCTGATGAAGGCTGTTCGGGCTGAGACCCAAGAAAAGAAGTTCACGGTTCATGGATTGAGACACCGGGTCTCGGACAAGTTGCGTCATGCGGGTGCACCCGAAGGCGTTCGTCACGGCTTCCTTGGGCATGCCTCAGAGGCCATTGCAGAGAGTACCTACGGGTCACCGAGAGCAAGGCTTGAAGAGTTCTCTAAGTGGGCTGAGAGGGCAGGGCTATAGGTTACCTTGAAGCACCTCAAAGCGTGTGGACGGCTCTATTGTAACGTGCAAAGTTCACCAATGAACTTACGGAGACGGACGCAGTGAAAAACTATATTATTGGAGGGCTGCTATGCGTCGTAGCGGCCTTGGCCTTCGGCATAGAGCCAGTGCAACGGGTTTTTAATGAGGCTGCGAACCAAGGCACATTAAGGGGCGTCGAAACTTGTTTGTCGTATACAGGCAGCGCGTTGCTCTCCGATGAAGTGGTCAAGGCAACATGCGTGAATGCCTTTCAGGAGCGTGTATATGGAAAAGATATGGCATCAGGTAAAGCTGCTCCCCAAATGAACCAGGCAAGCGTGAGCTGGGTCGGCGTTCTTGACAACGACACGGCCGATTACGTGACAACGTGGATACAGATTACAGTTAAGATTTTCGACGAAGAGGGGAATGAGGAAGAGTTCGTTGCCGATACGTCAATTTGGATAGACCCTATGGCAGATGCAGAATTCACTGTTCAATTGCCTGACCTAGAGCGGGAACAATTCGACAATATTGATTGGTGTGACCTTGATAGCGAAGCGCCCAAAGCATGTATGTCGTGGGGCATCACTGATCTAATGGGTCTTTCTATCTAGGGCACTGCTGCGAGTACTTCTTGGGTATCTCAAGCACGGCTTGAAAAGTTAGCTGAATGGACTGGGGGTCTTCTCTATCAGCCTGAGTTGGGTCACAGTATCTGTTCTTTGATACCCCCCAAAAAAGTTTAGGATGCTGCACCAGATAACATGTGATGCGGCACTCCCATACAGACAAGGCGCTGATAGTGTTCCAAGTCACGGCATGTCACTGGATTGAATATCGAGACTTTATCATACAAAAACAAAGCCTTGAAACCTCTTTCGAACGTTCGCATATCCACTGCACGACACTGCACGACACTGCACGACACTGCACGACACTGCACGACACTGCAGAAGGAATGCAAATGCTTGATACGGCGACGATCAATTCGACCATCCAAGACCCAAATGAACTTTCCCTCACACAAGCCGCTCAGGCTGCCCTTTCAATCAACGACATGCACCGCGAAGTCCAACGCCTTGGGCGCACCGCTATGGAAATCGCTGCGGAGATCGGTGAGGAACTGATCGAGGTGAAGGAAGAGAAGCTGGACCATGGGCAGTTCATTCCTTGGATTGAGGCGAACTGCTCGTTCTCTCGAAAGCGGGTGCACGAATACATGAAGGTGGCCGAAGCCAAATGTCACTCGCGGGTAACATTTGATCGCTGCACCAGCATCCGTGAAGTCCTCGCCATTGGTAAGGACAAGCCAACACCCAAGCAGGAACTCCGAGCGGCGACCCTCGACGACCTCCGAAAGGTGGAGCGTTTGAGGGCACTGCGGGACGACCCCGGGGGCGAGTGAAGGCGAGAAGGCCAATGCTCAGGCGAAGCTGAACGAGATCGAGAAAGAGATTGGGAATGTGGAAGAGGTAAAGGTAGCACCTGAGAAGAACCGATATTCAGCGTTCGGGCAGGAGCAAACTCACTACGATTGGAAGATGGAAGCGTTCTTCATCGACCGGATTGCCAATACTCTCTTGCACAAAGCAGTCAGCGACCCTCGAACTGGCGGCAATCAGGCCTTCACGGAGTTGAAGAAAGCCCTAAAGAAGGCTTGCGACGGAGAAATAGAAACGATTGATAAGTTAATGAAAAGAATTGAAGAGCTTTGAGAGCCACACTTCGAACCCTTATGACGCTCCCAAAACTGACTTCGGCATCATGCATCTCCTAGGTCTGAATTGCAGTTACAACCCCGTTCTCAACATAGATATAGAAACCCAGTGCCACGACGTACTGTTTGCGCACACTCCTAGCCGTCGCAGTGGTGTTCACATCTTCAAAAAAGAAACCTCGACTGCATTGCGCCGCGATTTCTGAATCACCGATACTAGGAAGGCCTGCCCTTACTCCTCTAAGCTCACGTGCCGTAAATAATCCACGCTTTGTCAATTCTGCAAAGGCGGCATCTGAGCCGTAGTCAAAACCATTTCGTTCCCAATGAACAATCTTGCAAAGTTCTTCAACGGTAGCTGTCTCGGGAGTACCGCCAGTCATTACATTCGTGCCCATACAGCCCGCAAGGCTTAAGGCTCCCGCAAACAATAGGTAGCTCTTCTTCACGGTGTAACCTCTTTTTAAGTAATTATATTACATGAGGTTAACGCGGCTTGTTGGTCAGTAAAAGGCCATCTCTCCAAACCCCATCATATTTTCACCAGAAAAATGTGACACCCCGAGATATAGATAAGCAGTGCGCGTTTCCCCCCGATGGGCTCCCCGAAGTTGCCTGACCACCTGATCGACCATTACCTCTACCTTTCATGGTCCAACACGGCCTCTCATATCACATCATCTTCACACCCAGCGCCAGATACTTCATCCGTGGCACCGTCATAAAGGCAAGGTAGTTCCTGCTATCGGTGACCTATAGTGGTGACTTGAGGAAGTACTAATCAAGGACATGGTAGGGCAGGTGGTCCATATAGGAATGTATGTCTTCTGTGTGTCGTGGGTACCCAAGGACAGGCCATCAGAAGCGCTAAGCCACTGTTATCATTGGGCCGTGTGGTGCTGTATAGATGCATCAACAGTACGCTAATACATTAACACCCATACTGGGACTAAGAAGGCGAACTTGAACAACTGAAACATTCCGTCCCCGCAACCCACATACTAGCCCTGAGAAGGCGAACCTGACCAACTGGGCAAGTCGGCCTATCCTAATTCACGCACATACTGGGACTAGGAAGGCGAACCTGAGCGGCCCTGCGATGATCTTTTAGGACTGGCTCACGGCGCAGCGCCAAGCGATGACGGTTCAACTTCTTGGTCATCATGATGCTCAGTTCTGTCCTGACAACTGCGGCCTCTTCGGGATGACCTTCGGGTTGTCTTGGAGGGGCCGTTCTGGTCTCTGCGCATGCCCTCGAAGGGGTGGGCCAATCGTTTTCGCAAGTTGACACAAGTCTCTCGACCTCTAATCCGCACCCGCACATGTAATGTATACACCTTCAGGTGCTACGGCTTCGCCTTCGCGATCAAGAAGCCGAACTCTTAACGCTGAACCTTCAGTTGACCCAACTCCGTTGATTGACCCTGAATATGCCCTTTATCGGGGAAGACCCAATGCTGCTTGCCGCAGCGAAGACCAAGTCACTGACGACACCTTAAAGCTGATGTGAAGTCATATCATCATCGTCGATAGACGAGAATGGGTCTGCAGGGCGCAGCCCGTCCCTGAACGCTTCCCTGATAGAAACCCTGAGCAACTCAGGTGACCATCAGCAGCATCTTAACATGCACCTTTAAAGACTGAGGCCACTCTCGGAGATCAAACGCATGGGTCTGCCCGGCGATAAACCTACGTCTGTTCGGCATACTTTGCGTGTCTCGTCCTTCCCAAGACGAGCATAGGCCTCTTCATCTCCAACACCCTCTCAAAGGAACCTCCACCATGCTCGACGTTGTCGAACCAATAGTCATGTCTGAGAACAAGACCACCGAATGCCCGGCTTGCACCAGCGTGTTCATGCCCAAGAGGACCAACCAAAGATATTGCTCAAGGGGATGCCAAAGCCACGCCTCACGGGGAAACCGTAACATCGAGAACAGGCAGCGTTCTTGGCAGCACTATGAACGTGCAGACCGTCTCAAGGAGATGCTCTATTCGACGCCGCCTCAAGAACGACTTGGGATGATGAAACACATTTTGGAGTTCATCCCGCATGATGCTGGCCTCCGAAACATCCTGACTGACCCAGAGTTGCACATGCAGCCACCCAAAAGGGACAGCCGGATGAACATAGCCAAGGCAGCAAACGCCTACACCCAGAAGTTCTTTGGTCTCTCAATCAAGAGATACATCAAAGCAGTTCGAGCGGGGGAAGTGCCGGAAGGCATCCCCTTGCGCCCCTAGTCTCGCCCCAAACAACTACCTTAACGCGCCCCTGTCGGTTCACCTTCGGGGGCTTTTCTATGCCCAAACAAGGAAACATAAATGACCGAAACCATCCGCATCAACCTCGACGCTGTCCGCGTCTACCGCAACAAAGGTGAATACCGAGAAGTAGGCAGAGCAAGAACTTCGCTTGGCCATGAGATCACAGGCGACGGAGCCAAACTTGCCAAGCTGGCGTCCATTCTCCGGGAGGAAAACCCCGACTTTAATGGCCTTCTTGAGGTCTACCGTGGTGACACCCTCTGCTTCATCCCAATGCCCCTTAAATCGGCCTTTCTTAGAGGATCTCAACCGGAACACCTCGGAAAGGAACAAGCATGACCGATGCGTACAAGCGACCATCCAAGACAAAAGCAGCTGCATTGGGCGACCGAAACCGCCAACGCTGGGCACGACACCTCCGCCAGAAACTCTCTTCACTGGTCAGCGCCAATGATCTGATGCTGGCAAGAGAAACGGTCAACGCAGACGCGGTGCATCGACAGAGGGAACAACCGCGACACTACCCGTGGTTTGACCGTCCGCAGTGGGCATCGGTGCGCATCCGCATCGACCAAATGGCAACCGTTGAGATGCTCCAGAGGCGG
This window harbors:
- the ctaD gene encoding cytochrome c oxidase subunit I; translated protein: MADAAIHGDAHEDERGFFTRWFMSTNHKDIGILYLFTAGFLGFISVAFTVYMRMELMEPGVQYMCLEGARFTAAAAGECTPNGHLWNVLITYHGVLMMFFVVIPALFGGFGNYFMPLQIGAPDMAFPRLNNLSYWMFVAGASLGVASMLAPGGNGQAGSGVGWVMYAPLSTSETGMSMDLAIFAVHLSGASSILGAINMITTFLNMRAPGMTLHKVPLFAWSIFVTAWLILLALPVLAGAITMLLTDRNFGTTFFQPEGGGDPVLYQHILWFFGHPEVYIIIIPGFGIISHIIATFSRKPIFGYLPMVYAMVAIGVLGFVVWAHHMYTVGMSLTQQSYFMLATMVIAVPTGVKIFSWIATMWGGSVEFKTPMLWAMGFLFLFTLGGVTGIVLSQAGVDRVYHDTYYVVAHFHYVMSLGAVFSIFAGIYFYLPKMSGRMYPEWAGKLHFYTMFVGANLTFFPQHFLGRQGMPRRYIDYPEAFAFWNYVSSWGAFLSFASFLFFIGVMVWTLTKGKRVTENNPWNEYADTLEWTLPCPPPEHTFETLPKQSDWDKQHAH
- a CDS encoding carboxylate-amine ligase, with amino-acid sequence MARTEPPFTIGIEEEYLLVDQDTLALAEAPDSLIAACKQDLEGQVSPEFLQCQIEIGTGVCQTIGEARKDLAHLRRTVARHAADYGLAPIAASCHPLADWKEQHHTDKERYHQLRRDLGGVARRMLICGMHVHVGIPDQDTRIDLVNQLKYFLPHLHALSTSSPYWQGEDTGMNSYRLSVFDNLPRTGLPPTMQDWAEFSSTVNTLIDLGLIEDASKIWWDLRPSSKFPTIESRICDVAPRMEVTLTLAALTQCLTRMLWRKSQEGDGWPVVQNFMVGENRWRAQRYGTSEGLIDFGRKALIPFSQAVDEILELIAEDAAALDCVAEVNAARAIVADGTSADHQRKVFAASKEAGASEKEALNAVVASLVADFGAALA
- the lipB gene encoding lipoyl(octanoyl) transferase LipB, which codes for MVEWIATDGLTDYQEALAFMETRVAGIIDGTADECIWLLEHPPLYTSGTSAKPADLVDPDRFPVYDARRGGEYTYHGPGQRVVYVMLDVGKRGHDVRQFVKDLEAWVIATLDTFNIKGEIREGRVGVWVQRPEKPLNADGSTAEDKIAALGIRLRKWVSFHGMSINVEPDLSHFEGIVPCGIRDHGVTSLVDLGLPVTLDDLDVALKAQFTKVFSN
- a CDS encoding site-specific integrase, with amino-acid sequence MAEALGEGFLQVHIRNTQGLAFHREYQAIIREFERMVSETRERMQGRDMRSPVERWHEALLKAEGLIAETTGLEDDPQFAAQMIVKGIRDRPDTDPLLIKALVNPKAAPPEVTVQDAANLYAQDKGITNKKDSMVRFDRTLRRLTDTLGPLDQMPLKSLRREHGRKLMQVLLGLKKADGSPIALGTAQRDAIIVSALITHGLKEYDLSVEVANPFMRLPWPAEEVQAVNKKLPLPDELIERIGRRLVRGRTEELPLMWRLLKGTGMRLGEIAGLTQDDLVLNDETPHVLVRPNSVRNLKTASSNRSVPLTGDTLEAAKSAVQGVGGGQPIFSRYARGRGADAASAALMKAVRAETQEKKFTVHGLRHRVSDKLRHAGAPEGVRHGFLGHASEAIAESTYGSPRARLEEFSKWAERAGL
- a CDS encoding DUF3102 domain-containing protein; the protein is MFQVTACHWIEYRDFIIQKQSLETSFERSHIHCTTLHDTARHCTTLHDTAEGMQMLDTATINSTIQDPNELSLTQAAQAALSINDMHREVQRLGRTAMEIAAEIGEELIEVKEEKLDHGQFIPWIEANCSFSRKRVHEYMKVAEAKCHSRVTFDRCTSIREVLAIGKDKPTPKQELRAATLDDLRKVERLRALRDDPGGE